The nucleotide window TCGAGAACTCCATTTTTATAGCCTTTCTCGGGGGTTGGAAATTAACCAACTCGATTATGCTCACCTTTTCAAGCTTCGAGAGGTCTAGCGTCAAGCATCCCTGGGGCCGCAGTTCAAATATCAGGTGTTTACCCTCTATCCTGAAGCCAGCCCTTCTAAAACGGGGAAAAGCTGGGGGGTTCAAAAGGGAGTATGTAAGGACATCAACCCACATGCTTGAAGATTGAGCGGACACTCCCCTTAAAGGTTTCCCGCAAGGTTTAAGTTGTTCAGGCAAAATCATCTTTCATGTTCGGAGAGCACGAACTAAGGGAAGGCTCGATAGAGCTGCCCGGCGAGACGATAATGCTGGAGAAGGAGGGTGAGTTCTACAGGTACAGGAGGGGAGACGTGGAGAGAATTATAGTGGGTGGAGAGGTGCTCCGAATCCTCCCTGCTCCTGCCGTCGGTTACGGGGTCAAGCTCCTCATGATAAGGCTCGCAGAGCCCCTGGCGGTCCCGCCAGGCGGGAATGTTGAAGGCTTCCTTTCGGCTCCAGTGGAAGTGGAAGTGAAGGTCGAAAACCTTTCCATCGACCGCTTTTCCATTAGCAGGGAAAAGTATGCCCTCTACGGCACCCTTGAGGCAGGGGTCATAGCCAGGTATTATAAGAGCAGGTTCTGGAGGGAGGAACCTCCAGACCCGGGGGTCGTAAAGCTGAAAGTCATAAACCCCTCGAATGACTGGAGACTCCTTGAGAGGGTCGTCTTCCCACTCTCGGGACCCATGTTCTACTCTCGGGAGAAGGCTTACTATCCCTTGATTACCGTTTCCCTGAAGAAGGACGTGGAGGTAGTCAACACTGGAAAGGCCCCTCTGCCCGGCCTTAAAGCCGCCAGCGAGGAGAGACACCAGCTCAAGTTCATGATGAGGTGGTGAGGATGTGGGAAGAAGTTGTTCTTGACCAAGTTATAATATTCAACATCACCGTCAGAACCCTCCTTGAATCCATAACTATCCTAATGGCTGGACTCATCATCGGCAACCTGCTAAAGCATCAAATTCTCAAGCTCTCCCGGAACACGAAGTTCGTCTGGATATTCAATGAGGAAACTGCTTCCCTTCTGAGGAACCTCGTAATTCTCGTAGCGATAATATACTCCCTTGATCAACTTGGCATCCTCGACATAGGGGTCGCGGGCACGAAGCTAAGCAACATCCTAACGGCCGTCCTCTTTTTCTACTTCGCCCACGCTATAGGCAAGAAGACCAAGGCTTACTGGGTCATGAGGGCCGGTGGGAAGGGCCCAGAAGTCCAGTTAAAGGCTAAACTCTTTTACTACATCCTCATCACACTCGCCTTTTTTATAGCCCTCAATATAGCGGGCTTCACGGGCAAGCTCACAACGGTGCTGGCGGCCGCTGGCATAACCGGTATAGTCCTGGGCTTCTCAGCGCAGACCGTTGTTGCGAACTTCATCTCGGGCATATTCATGTACTTCGACAAGCCGATAAAGATAGGAGACCCGGTTGAGGTTGCGGGCTACTCGGGCATAGTCCACGACATCAGGATACTCTCGACTAGGATAAGGACCTGGGATGGCCTTCTCGTCAGGATACCTAACGAGAAGCTCTTCAACAGCGAGATAAAGAACCTAATGAAGTACCCGGCTAGGAGAGTGGATGTCGTCGTTGGAATAGCCTATAAGGAGGACATCGATAGAGCGATAGATGTCATTAAGAGGACACTCGAAGATATGGCCTACGTTCTAGCCGAACCTGAACCGGCAGTTTTCGTCCAAGACTTCGGAGATAACAGTGTTAACATATCCATCAAGGCGTGGGCCCCAGCCGAAAAGTGGTATAGCGTGAGGACAGAGATTCTCAAGAAAATAAAGGAGGCTCTCGAGAGGGAGGGCATAGAGATACCCTTCCCGCAGAGGGTCAACTGGTTTGCCCAAGAACTGAGGGTCAAGGTGGAGAGAGATCAGCCTACTCCACAACCAGCGAACGGTCCTTTTCAGCCATAGCCTCTAGAATTCTGATGCATATCCTACCTATTTCTGGACTTTCTGATTCTTTGAGTTCCTTCAGGGCGGGAACTAAGTTCTTCAATGGGGGTGCTTTTCCACAGGGAATGCTCCCCACGACTGCCTCAAGTGTTAAAAGGGCATCAAAACGCGTTTCCTTATCTTTTAAGAACGCTTTCAGTCTGTCTATGATTTTTGTTCCAATATCATCATCCCACCTACGGAGAAAGTAGTAGCCAAAGAATATCAGTGCTCCAAGTCGGCGACTTCTATTCGATGAATCCAACCATTCG belongs to Pyrococcus yayanosii CH1 and includes:
- a CDS encoding mechanosensitive ion channel family protein, with translation MWEEVVLDQVIIFNITVRTLLESITILMAGLIIGNLLKHQILKLSRNTKFVWIFNEETASLLRNLVILVAIIYSLDQLGILDIGVAGTKLSNILTAVLFFYFAHAIGKKTKAYWVMRAGGKGPEVQLKAKLFYYILITLAFFIALNIAGFTGKLTTVLAAAGITGIVLGFSAQTVVANFISGIFMYFDKPIKIGDPVEVAGYSGIVHDIRILSTRIRTWDGLLVRIPNEKLFNSEIKNLMKYPARRVDVVVGIAYKEDIDRAIDVIKRTLEDMAYVLAEPEPAVFVQDFGDNSVNISIKAWAPAEKWYSVRTEILKKIKEALEREGIEIPFPQRVNWFAQELRVKVERDQPTPQPANGPFQP
- a CDS encoding HEAT repeat domain-containing protein — its product is MVELIDMLNSKNIEDRMDALWALYVLSKELKPDNISLLRPAIGPLLNILSSQNRWARDRAAKILANMVLRADFGGEILEEMLEWLDSSNRSRRLGALIFFGYYFLRRWDDDIGTKIIDRLKAFLKDKETRFDALLTLEAVVGSIPCGKAPPLKNLVPALKELKESESPEIGRICIRILEAMAEKDRSLVVE
- a CDS encoding DUF432 domain-containing protein, translated to MFGEHELREGSIELPGETIMLEKEGEFYRYRRGDVERIIVGGEVLRILPAPAVGYGVKLLMIRLAEPLAVPPGGNVEGFLSAPVEVEVKVENLSIDRFSISREKYALYGTLEAGVIARYYKSRFWREEPPDPGVVKLKVINPSNDWRLLERVVFPLSGPMFYSREKAYYPLITVSLKKDVEVVNTGKAPLPGLKAASEERHQLKFMMRW